CGGTAAGCCAAAGCTTCTTCTGCAATTTGTCTGAATACAGGTGCTGCCACCACCCCTCCATAATGTTGGGGTTGCGGCGAATCGTATACCACGTAAATAACAAACTCAGGAGCTTTGGACGGAACATATCCAATAAAGGAGCTCACAAAATTATGCTCATCGTAGGTTTTAGTAGCTGGATTTACTTTTTGAGCAGTACCCGTTTTACCAGCAACCGTATATCCCCCGGTGTTTGCCAAAGTTCCCGTACCACCTTCCA
This is a stretch of genomic DNA from bacterium. It encodes these proteins:
- a CDS encoding penicillin-binding protein, whose product is EGGTGTLANTGGYTVAGKTGTAQKVNPATKTYDEHNFVSSFIGYVPSKAPEFVIYVVYDSPQPQHYGGVVAAPVFRQIAEEALAYRGVAPDKKVMVAAKDKKEAAQHD